CCTGCCAAGCGAGGAGCGCCATCTTGAAACCTACGAGCGCTTCAAGGACATGATGATCATCAGCCTGGCCGGCAGGGCGGCTGAACAGGTCTCACTGGGCGAATTGACCACGGGCGCGCAGAACGACCTGGAGAAGGTCACTCTGATTGCCCGCCGCATGATTACAGAGTTCGGCATGAGCCAGAAATTGGGGCCGCGCACTTTCGGCAAAAGGGAGGAGATGATCTTCCTGGGCAAGGAGATACACGAGCAGCAGAATTACAGCGACAAGATAGCACAGGAGATAGACGAGGAGGTGGAGTCCCTGGTCAAGGAAGCCTACACTAAAGCGCTGGAGATCATGACGGAAAATAAGCCCAGGCTAAAATACATAGCCGATTACCTGATTGAAAAAGAGACTATAGACGATCTAACCTTCGAAAAGCTGCTGAAGGACCCCCTCCCGGCGCCCGGCCTCGAGGCTGCGCCGGCTTCATGACGCCGCCTACTTATTTCTCTCGATAACGAAGGCTACTAGAGCTTTGAGCGACCGCCGCGCATCACAATCCGGCAGATTATTAAGTGAAAGGCTGGCCTTTTGTGAAAATCCCTGGGCGATGGACCTGCATTCATCTATGACCCCGGATTCGCGCACCTTTTCCACTGCGCCCGGCACAAGGTCTTTGCGGTGGTCCACGATAATGGCCTGGATCAGACTATTGTTTGGATGCTTCTCCGCATACAGGATGGACGGCAGGGTAGCGGCGCCCTCACTCAGGTCCGAACCAACAGGTTTCCCCAGCGATGAAGGATCTCCCACGAAATCAAGTATGTCATCGATGATCTGGAAGGCCAGCCCGAAATTGAGCGCATATTCTTTGAGGGCCTTCACCTGTTCCTCGGGACAGCCGCTCAGAACCGATCCGCACTCTGCAGCCATAACAAACAGGCAGGCTGTCTTGTCGCTGATCCATTTATAGTAGTTGTCCCTGGCGACGGCCATGTCGAAGGTATGACTGCCCTCCCTGAGCTCGCCCCCGGAGATAGTCATCAGTGTCTCGCTGAAACGCCTGATAACCCTGAGGTTCTCCGTGGTGGAGGCCAGGCTGCCCGCCCTGGAGAATAAATAATCCCCCAGCAACAGGGCGCTGTTCTGTCCCCAGGTGCGGTAAATAGCCGGCTTGCCGTGGCGCATATCGGCATTATCGATGATATCATCGTGTACCAGTGTGCCTATATGAAGCACCTCCGCGGCTGCGGCCATGGGGATAAGTGTCTCGAGGTCGTAATGGTAAAACTTGCCGCTGAGCAGTGTAAGAGCAGGTCTGACCCTTTTGCCGACTTTCAGAAGGGCATACTGGAGCAATTGCGCCAGCAGGGGTATCTCATTACCGGAGATCTCCTCCAGCTTCAATTCCACCAGATCGAGGCCGGGCCTGACCGGGGCATATATCTGATCGAGGTTCATGCCGTTTCGCCGCTCCCCAGCCTGGCCATCTCCTCCTCCACCAGGCTATCATCCAATTTGGTGAACAGCGCCTGGGGTTGAGGCAGAGCGCGGCCGGGTTGAGGAATCTGAAAGTCCCAACCTGCATCGCGTATATCCCCCTCGAAGCCCAAATAGGAGTGCAGCTTCTGCGATGTGAAAGGCAGGAAGGGATAAAGCATGGTTTTCAACGCCGATATGACGGCGATGGCTGTATATACCGATCTCCCGGCAGCCTGGCGGTCCTGTTTGATCATCTTCCATGGCGCGGCATCATCCAGGAAGCGGTTGACATCCTGCGCCAGGGCCATGGCGATTTTGAGACCCTCCTTGAAATGGCAGCGGTCAAGCTGGCTGCCGACCTGTTCCAGTGTGTTGCGGGCTTTCTGAAGCAGTGCCTTGCCGGCCTCATCCATATCACCCGGCTCAGGCACGGAGGCATTGAAATTGCGATGGTTGAAGGAAAGCACACGGTGCACCAGGTTGCCGTAGGTTGCCACCAGCTCGTCGTTGTTCTTGCGCAGGAACTCGTGCCATGAGAAATCCATGTCGCCCGTCTCAGGCATATTGATAGACAGGTAATAACGCAGAGGATCAGGATCGTAGCGCGATAGGAAATCGGGCACCCACACAGCCCAGTTGCGGCTGGTGGACAGCTTCTTGCCCTCGATTGTGAGGAACTCGTTGGCCGGTACATCGTAGGGCAGGTTCAGACCGCCATAGCCCATCAGCATGGCCGGCCAGATAATGGTATGGAAGGGGATATTATCCTTGCCTATAAAATAGTAGGCCCTGTTCTGCCCCGTCCAGAAACGTTTCCAGGCGTCGTTATCTTTCTGAGATGAGGCCCACTCACGGCTGGCCGACAGATACCCGATGACCGCCTCAAACCAGACGTAAATACGTTTTTTTTCAAATCCCGGCTGCGGCACCGTGACGCCCCACTCGATATCGCGTGTGATGGCCCTGTCCTTGAGACCTCCCTCCAGGAATCCCAGCGTAAATTTCTGTACGTTCTGGCGCCAGAAATCCTTATCTCCCACCCACTTCCTGAGCTGCTCCTCAAATACGCTCAGCTTGAAGAAAAAATGCTCCGAGTTCTCAAACCTGGGCGTGGATGAGCACGTGCGGCAGCGCACATCTATCAGGTCGCTGGGATTCAGTGTGTGGCCACAGTTGTCGCACTGGTCGCCCCTGGCAGCATTGAAATTGCAGTGGGGGCAGGTGCCCTCGACGTAACGGTCGGGAAGCGAGCGCTTACAACTGGGGCAATACGCCTGAGGCATTGAGCCTTTATAGATGTAGCCTTTCTCCAGCAATTTGAGGAAGATGTCGTGCGCAACCGATGCATGGTTGGCCGTATCCGTGGTGGTGAAAAGATCAAACGAGATGCCCAGTTGCTGCCAGCTCTCCAGAAATTCTTTGTGATATCTGGTGGCCAGCTCTGAAGGTGGAATGCCCTCCTGCTCGGCGCGCAGGGTTATAGGTGTCCCGTGCTCATCGCTTCCGGATACCATCAACACATTATTGCCGCGCAGGCGATGATAACGGGCGAAGATATCGGCGGGTAAATAGGCCCCGGCGACATGACCGAGGTGGAGCGGGCCGTTGGCATATGGCCAGGCTACAGCAACAAGGATGTTCTCAGGCAAGT
This genomic window from Dehalococcoidia bacterium contains:
- a CDS encoding polyprenyl synthetase family protein is translated as MNLDQIYAPVRPGLDLVELKLEEISGNEIPLLAQLLQYALLKVGKRVRPALTLLSGKFYHYDLETLIPMAAAAEVLHIGTLVHDDIIDNADMRHGKPAIYRTWGQNSALLLGDYLFSRAGSLASTTENLRVIRRFSETLMTISGGELREGSHTFDMAVARDNYYKWISDKTACLFVMAAECGSVLSGCPEEQVKALKEYALNFGLAFQIIDDILDFVGDPSSLGKPVGSDLSEGAATLPSILYAEKHPNNSLIQAIIVDHRKDLVPGAVEKVRESGVIDECRSIAQGFSQKASLSLNNLPDCDARRSLKALVAFVIERNK
- the metG gene encoding methionine--tRNA ligase, producing the protein MPENILVAVAWPYANGPLHLGHVAGAYLPADIFARYHRLRGNNVLMVSGSDEHGTPITLRAEQEGIPPSELATRYHKEFLESWQQLGISFDLFTTTDTANHASVAHDIFLKLLEKGYIYKGSMPQAYCPSCKRSLPDRYVEGTCPHCNFNAARGDQCDNCGHTLNPSDLIDVRCRTCSSTPRFENSEHFFFKLSVFEEQLRKWVGDKDFWRQNVQKFTLGFLEGGLKDRAITRDIEWGVTVPQPGFEKKRIYVWFEAVIGYLSASREWASSQKDNDAWKRFWTGQNRAYYFIGKDNIPFHTIIWPAMLMGYGGLNLPYDVPANEFLTIEGKKLSTSRNWAVWVPDFLSRYDPDPLRYYLSINMPETGDMDFSWHEFLRKNNDELVATYGNLVHRVLSFNHRNFNASVPEPGDMDEAGKALLQKARNTLEQVGSQLDRCHFKEGLKIAMALAQDVNRFLDDAAPWKMIKQDRQAAGRSVYTAIAVISALKTMLYPFLPFTSQKLHSYLGFEGDIRDAGWDFQIPQPGRALPQPQALFTKLDDSLVEEEMARLGSGETA